One Dioscorea cayenensis subsp. rotundata cultivar TDr96_F1 chromosome 15, TDr96_F1_v2_PseudoChromosome.rev07_lg8_w22 25.fasta, whole genome shotgun sequence genomic region harbors:
- the LOC120277979 gene encoding uncharacterized protein LOC120277979, which translates to MGFVVVISLPLIIFAIILGFGCYFLGRAKGRQDMRTGVGAQVYGSPTPPQGITGPEPHSSSTVTQIHTKEGPDNV; encoded by the coding sequence ATGGGTTTTGTTGTGGTGATATCTTTGCCACTGATCATCTTTGCAATCATACTTGGTTTTGGATGCTACTTCCTCGGAAGAGCCAAAGGCCGGCAAGACATGCGCACCGGCGTCGGCGCTCAGGTTTACGGCTCTCCAACGCCGCCGCAGGGGATCACCGGACCGGAACCTCACTCTTCTTCTACTGTCACTCAAATTCATACCAAGGAAGGTCCTGATAATGTTTGA